The window GAGCGCCTGCGGCTCCGCGACCCCTTGGCCCGGCTCAGCAACCCGCTGTGCGCCAGCCCCTCCTACTGGGCCTCGGTCCGAGAGCTGCTGCCCGGCCTGAAGGTCATCGACGGCGAGCGCGTGAGCGGGCGCGGCAGTGACTTCTACCAGCTGTGCCGGGACATGGACAGCTCCTTGCGCCCCAGCTCCGGCCCGGGCCCCGGCCCGCGAGCCGTGGAGGCCCAGCCCTGGGTGGAGCCCGGCTACTGGGAGTCCTGGCCCACGCGCAGCAGCTCCATCCTGGAGGAGGCCTGCCACCAGTTCCAGGACACGCTGCAGGAGTGCCACGACCTGGACCGCCAGGCCAGGGACAGCCTGGCCCAGGCCGAGCAGGCGCTCAGCCCCGCAGGCGCCACCTCCTTTGTCTTTTGAATGCGCCCTGTGGCCGTGGCCTGTGGGGTTGGCACGCTGTGGTCTCCCTGCTTGTCTTCATGGTTTCATCATGCTGGCCACTGGCCCTGCACACGGGCCTCTTATGGGCCCCCTTCCCTAAGAGCAGCCCCGCTCCCTttcacacctcccctccctctcacACCTCTCTCAAGGAAAATTCCCCACCCATCCATCAGGGACACACCTCCCTTGGACCCTCCTCAGGCAGCTGGCACCTTGTGAGGCTGTCCTGCACCTACGCTGTGCTCTGGGAGGAGGCCCGGCCTCCTCGTGCCCGTAGCTGCTGCCACTCCTGGCTGCCTGAGCCTGAGGCTTAGTGGAATAAAGTTGCTTGGTCCTAAGGCTAAAGGTGAGAGGCAGGGATGGCAAGCCTCCTGCCCAGCCCGTGCTGGGAGACGGCGCGGCAGAGCTCGGAGCGTGGAAGCCGCATCTTCCAGGTTGGCCTGTCCAAGTGACCCTCTGCTGTGCCCCCCCGTCCCGGGTCTCCTTGAAGCCTCCGCTGCCATGCCCACCCGTGCCAATCCCCATTAAATACtcgtgttttaatttgcatcgcTGCCTGTCATTGCACATGGGCGTGCTTCGTTTTCCCCAGCGTGGGCCCCTGAAAGCGAGCCTGGGTCCCTGCTGCCTCTGGTCTcccctggggaaggaggaggagcacACAGCTTTTGGGGTGTCCTGATGGGAGGTATCCTGCTCCCCCTCGGGGCTTTGCCTCCTCCCTGCGAGGCTGGAACACTGGGGCCTTTTCCTCCAGCTGCTCTGCAGGAGGGAGGTAGGGAATGCGAGGGGAGGAGAGAACGCAGCTCTAGAGCACTTTTATTAGGGACTATGGGACAGTCCTCCCTAGGCGCAGAGAAGGGAGGGCGGGCTTTCACTTGTTACCTCCCTCACGCTGCTTCCAGGAAGCCTGGTGAGATTctagagggaagggaagagaaactaAGACTGGGTATGACGGAGGCTGTTTGGGCCCCATCCCAGCTGACTTCCAGGCTCCCAGTccttctcctcctgcctcccGCAGCCCAGCCGCAGTTCCCTCTCCATCCCTGCCCCACCTGGCTGGCCTGCTCCGCCTTGTCCTCCTTCCCGGCCGGCCACCTACCAGTCAGGCCTCAGCTGGGGGGCAAGGCTTTGAAGAAGGCGAACTGCCCAGGGAAGTAGTGGCTGTGAGGGTCCTCACCGGCACGCTCCACCCTGCTGCACTGGGCCTCCTGGcgctcctccagctcctgccgGCAGCCACGCTGCTCAGGCCGTGCCGGAAGGGGGACTGCTGGCGGCCCCCTCCACGTCCCCATCCCACAGGGGACGTCCGGGCCAGGCCCAGAGCCCCTCCTCGCCCCTCCATCCAGGCTTCCGCCTCCACGTCTCCCCCAGGCCCAGTTTCTGTCTACCAGCTCCCTCCCCAACCTCTGCTCCCTCCTCCGCCCGGTCTTGCCCACTCTTACCCGTTGAACCTGGGTCTCTATGGGGCAGTGGACCATCCGGCCCAGGACTTTATCTTCAGAGTCCAGCTTGATGCAGGCCAGGCATCTCCGCTTTCTCTGGGGAGGGGGGTATAGAGCCCAGAGAGGAAAGGGGTGAGGGGAGGCCTGTGGCCCCACGAGGGTGAGAGTGGGAACTGGGGGGGCAGCGTACAAGGGGGGTTCCCCTGGCAGGCCAGGTGGTTCCAGGCTCAGCCCCACCTCAGACTGGGAAATTTCGGAAGTCAAACCATATAGAAGTCTAGAAGTCTAGAAAACCACTAGTATAATCCAGTCCCTCCCTTAACAgatggaggaaactgaggccttcaAAGAACCTGGGAAGTAACAGGGCTGTTGGTTGGCAGAGCTGAGACTGGACGCCGGAGTGTCGCGCTCCCGGCCCCAGGATCGCCCCCACGGCAGTGACTTTGCCCCCAAGGTGGCTGATGACAGTCAAGCCCTGTTATGAATCAGCCCGGGCTGGGCCATCTCCACTTGAAAACACACAGGAAATGGGGAATTCACCAGGCCTAAGGTGGGGACCACCCGAAGCCCATACCATGGCCTTCTTCCACCGATGACTGGAAGCCTGAGAGAGGAACTTGGATCGCATGGAAGGTGGACCCACTCTGAAGAACACGTGTCCTCGGGGTAGCCCAGCCgtccctcctcctgcctgtccaggcccccagcccaccTACGACCATCACAACCACCAGCCGAGACAGGCAAGTCAGCTGCCAGGGAGGCCGCTCCGCCCTGGGGTCTCCAACCTTAGGCTTCTCGCTGGATCTCCTACTGAGCCCCAGTCGCACACCCCCGCGCTGAGCACATGCGCCGTCACACACGTGCCTCCACTCACCCCGCTGGGCTTGACCTTGCACTCGGCTTTCTTCCAGTCCTTCTTCCGGCAGTTCGTCTGCTGGAGCTTAAACTCCAGCCTCACAAAGGTCCCGGCCGGGAAGGGCTACCAACAGACAGAGGAAGGCCAGCAGCCAGCTGAGCAGGCAGCGCCCTTCCCGGACGTGAcctgtccctcctccccaccgtGAGGCAGCACGTCCCAGGAGACGGCTGGGCTGGTCGGCCTTTCTCTGGAGAGCTGGGTGCTCCCGGGGCCCAAGCACTTCTGTACCTCCTCCCTGGGAACGTGCCGGCCTCCCGGGCTGCAGCCctatccccctcccctccctggggtgCCGCTCACCGTGTCCATGGCACTGTCCACACTGGTCTCCCGGAAGGCCCACTGCACGGGCGGATGCTTGTGGAACTCCTCCAGGGCCACCTGCAGGCCCCGGTGCTGGGCCGCCGTGAGCTCAGCCCTGCCCAGGCCCATCGCGCCCAGCCACAGGGCCAGCGAGAGCAGCACCTGCCTCATGGCTTCCCCTTAGTCACCCTGACCCTGCGAAGGGTATGTGTGGATCCTCAGCTCACGTGCCAGCCCGCGGAGCCACCGACTCCCGGGCCCTGTGGCTTGGGGACCACATCTGGTAGAGCTCTGGGCAGAGGTGGAGGGACAGGAAGTGGTGCCTTGCAGAGATTCCCCTGgtattcccctcctcctcccctgcccccgctGTTCCCAGGTCCAGCTCAGGGCGGCTTGGGCCCTGTCCTGGGTAGGTGCTGAGTTGGCTTtagtcctcaggccaagggcttGGGAAGCATTGTtgcccaccccagccctcccccgCTTTTCTGGCCCATCTTCTCTCCCATTCCCTCTGACCCCTTCCCCTGCTGGCAGTCCCCAGACTGCTGGCCCTGTGGGGTGCCGGGCCCTGACTCTCAGCATCCGGCCCCCCagctggtggtggggaggggcaggcccAGAAGAGGCCAGCTGGAGGCTGAATATTTTGGGGAGGAGTAAACACGAGGGAGGGGCCCAGAGCGGGTGGGAACTGGGAAGATGCTTAACCCTCGCTGTGCTGAATGGCCCGGTGCCCTtggccctcccagcccccaccccagaaATGGGGGCCTCTCCTCGGCCCGCCACGGCTTTCTTTCCAGAGCAGACCCTCCCTCCCTGGCTGTTTTTTCCGGAGCCTTCGCCACcacccctctcccagccctctGATCCCGCCCCCCCAATCCATGACTGGGGTCTCCTGAGGGCTGGACCCTCCCCGGGAACTCTGCCTGTACAGTCTTCTTAGGACCAGAAAgccacagatgtggaaactgagacccCCGCAGTGAAAAGCTACCAGGGTCTTGCCTTGAAGAGAGGGCTCACAGCCAAGTTGCCAAATCTTGCCCTTTGGAGCTGCGCCCTTTGCCCGCCCCATCCTCCCGTCCAGCTGTCCTGCCATTCTCCCCTCCTCACCTCCTTTCTTGTGCCTTGGGGTCTCTCCTACGCTTCCCCTCCCGAGGCCAAGGCCGAGGCCGACTCCTGGCCAGGCTGTCAGCCTCTTCCCggcaccccctcctccctctctcggGTCGGCCCCCAtctcctcccactcccacctcctGGGCCCCCTCCAGCTCCCAGCAGCCGAAGCTCCTCCCCACCCACTAGGACCGGCCTGTGGCCGCCGGCCCTCCCGGGacttccctccccatcccaccctcccctcccctctcctcccgctGACCCGCCAGAGGAGCCCCAGCTGTTGGCCTTCTCGGCTCAGCTGGCCAGGCCTCTTCGCAGCGGGATGTGGGACTGCCCTGCCCCCCAGGTAGGGCTGCCCTTTCCTTAGGCCCTTCCCAGGCGACCAGTCCCTAGCGTCCCCGAGACACTCATTTCAGGAAAGTCTTGCCAGAAACACAGACATCCGCAAAACCACATGAGACCTCGGGGAGTCATTTGatccctccccctgcttcccGCGCCCAAAAGCCGCTCTGAGAGGGAAGGGGTCTCCTTTAGAGGTGACTCTGGTGTCTGACCACCTCCAACACCAGCGAACATGTCCAGTCGTGAAGGATCACGTCCCACCCATGGTGGCGACAGACTGCAGCATCTCACGTGGGTGAAGGGTGAGGTGGGATTCATAAGGCTGATGGGGAGTCAGGGAAAACAGGGGTTCAACTCCTGCTGGTCCTGAGCAAATAAGAACAAGCTCTGGGACTTGGTGTGTCCATCACCAGGGCTGATCTCCCACAGAGAGGACCTCATTTAACTGCCCAGATCCCTGGAACTTCTGCTCCCTTCTCTGTGAGGGGGGGTCAGAGACCCTACCTTTAggggttgttctgaggattaaacgAGCAAAGTGGAAAGTGAAAAGTGACAGATGACCCAGTGTTTGGCACaagtttttcttcccttccctatcTACCCCTGCCAGGATTCTCCACGTGGAGCTGAAAGCTTCCTTTGCAGTGTGCTCTGGGGGCGCCA is drawn from Eschrichtius robustus isolate mEscRob2 chromosome 8, mEscRob2.pri, whole genome shotgun sequence and contains these coding sequences:
- the LRRC61 gene encoding leucine-rich repeat-containing protein 61 translates to MEPRGEKSGEANGVRVTPQLLKARSGEFALESILLLKLQGLGLVDLGCLGECLGLEWLDLSGNALTQLGPLASLRQLAVLNVADNRLTGLEPLAACENLQSLNAAGNLLAGPGQLQCLAALRGLERLRLRDPLARLSNPLCASPSYWASVRELLPGLKVIDGERVSGRGSDFYQLCRDMDSSLRPSSGPGPGPRAVEAQPWVEPGYWESWPTRSSSILEEACHQFQDTLQECHDLDRQARDSLAQAEQALSPAGATSFVF
- the RARRES2 gene encoding retinoic acid receptor responder protein 2 — protein: MRQVLLSLALWLGAMGLGRAELTAAQHRGLQVALEEFHKHPPVQWAFRETSVDSAMDTPFPAGTFVRLEFKLQQTNCRKKDWKKAECKVKPSGRKRRCLACIKLDSEDKVLGRMVHCPIETQVQRELEERQEAQCSRVERAGEDPHSHYFPGQFAFFKALPPS